From a single Candidatus Defluviilinea gracilis genomic region:
- a CDS encoding YbaB/EbfC family nucleoid-associated protein, which yields MAKGFNKGPQMGGQAGMMQQLQRLQQQMEVAQAKLAEETVTATAGGGAIKVVMTGDQKCRSVEISPDFMKDADAEMLQDMVLSAVNMALDQSRELQQKLMGPLAGGLPF from the coding sequence ATGGCAAAAGGATTCAACAAAGGACCACAAATGGGCGGGCAGGCGGGGATGATGCAACAACTGCAACGCCTGCAACAACAAATGGAAGTAGCGCAGGCGAAACTCGCCGAGGAAACCGTCACTGCCACGGCGGGCGGCGGCGCGATCAAGGTTGTGATGACGGGCGACCAGAAATGCAGATCGGTTGAGATCTCTCCCGATTTCATGAAAGACGCCGACGCCGAAATGTTGCAAGACATGGTTTTGTCCGCGGTGAACATGGCTCTCGACCAATCGCGCGAACTTCAACAAAAGTTGATGGGTCCGCTGGCGGGTGGGCTTCCTTTCTAA
- the recR gene encoding recombination protein RecR: MLLPESIQSLINALERLPGIGPKSASRLAFYFLRATDDVSDDLALALAHLKKNTAFCQECFNITEAGRERCEICESLKRDSSVICVVEEALDVLALERTAGFNGKYHVLQGVLSPIEGIGPDDLKIKQLLARVANGGVKEIILATNPSMEGDATALYLQNQLRQFGVHVTRLARGLPMGGDLEYADQNTLLRALSGRQEM, encoded by the coding sequence ATGCTTCTACCAGAGTCAATCCAATCCCTCATCAACGCCCTCGAACGCCTCCCAGGCATCGGACCTAAATCCGCTTCGCGGCTGGCGTTCTACTTCCTCCGCGCCACCGACGATGTCTCTGACGATCTCGCGCTGGCGTTGGCGCATCTCAAAAAGAACACTGCGTTTTGTCAGGAGTGTTTCAACATCACCGAAGCGGGACGTGAACGCTGTGAAATTTGCGAGTCGCTCAAACGCGATTCATCCGTCATTTGTGTTGTGGAAGAAGCGCTGGATGTCTTAGCCCTCGAACGCACGGCGGGTTTCAACGGGAAATATCACGTCTTGCAGGGAGTCTTATCTCCCATCGAAGGCATCGGTCCCGACGATTTGAAGATCAAGCAATTGCTGGCGCGTGTGGCGAATGGGGGAGTGAAGGAGATCATCCTTGCGACGAATCCCAGCATGGAGGGTGACGCGACCGCGTTGTACCTGCAAAATCAATTGAGACAATTCGGCGTGCATGTCACACGGCTGGCAAGAGGTCTCCCCATGGGCGGCGACTTGGAATATGCCGATCAAAATACGTTGCTGAGGGCGTTATCAGGAAGACAAGAGATGTAA
- a CDS encoding multidrug transporter, which translates to MLKIIFTEKTPITPFNEPARDLRIQNQPLWLHQRNVLAPYTTRELELSAGQRMPLEREETIVYRDNLFFDEAYIKAFLSTARKKRRPVRAAFSAEDPAFREHALPLSNSYSPAGSVFLADLWYYPRGPVADVEPLIVDLEAREVGYYHVPTYMADQSGDLTFQVPLRACIAIDSWVHVFIADVVYGLFSRGARFEKRLAEEVAFKLKILGKALYEGRQILQSSALVTVGKNCVIDPDAIIHGPTTIGDNVTINAGAVIENCIIGNNVNISQDVQLMLSVVGDGAFLPFRAALFMTTVMDNSMVAQNTCLQMCVVGRNTFIGAGSTFTDYNLIPAPLRALDGKGKLNYSNRPVIGSAVGHNCRLGSGMVVYPARTIESDVVLFASKERRVIDKDVRYEDSDHHKLKFANLHKRMYPRPGEATSESW; encoded by the coding sequence ATGCTCAAGATCATTTTCACTGAAAAAACCCCCATCACGCCGTTTAACGAACCGGCGCGCGACCTGCGCATCCAAAACCAGCCGCTGTGGCTTCACCAGCGGAACGTGCTGGCGCCGTACACAACGCGCGAATTGGAGTTGTCGGCAGGTCAGCGGATGCCGCTCGAGCGTGAAGAGACGATCGTGTATCGCGATAATTTGTTTTTCGATGAGGCATATATCAAGGCGTTTCTTTCGACCGCCCGCAAAAAGAGACGACCCGTGCGCGCCGCGTTTTCTGCCGAAGACCCAGCCTTTCGCGAACACGCCCTGCCGCTGTCCAATTCCTATTCCCCGGCGGGAAGTGTGTTCCTCGCCGATCTGTGGTATTACCCGCGCGGTCCCGTGGCGGATGTGGAGCCGCTCATCGTCGATTTGGAGGCGCGCGAGGTCGGTTATTATCACGTGCCGACGTATATGGCAGACCAGAGCGGCGACCTCACCTTTCAAGTTCCGCTTCGGGCTTGTATTGCGATCGATTCATGGGTGCATGTGTTCATCGCTGATGTGGTGTACGGATTGTTTTCACGCGGCGCGCGCTTCGAAAAACGACTTGCGGAAGAGGTCGCTTTCAAACTAAAAATTCTCGGCAAGGCGTTGTATGAGGGCAGGCAGATCCTTCAATCGTCTGCGCTTGTCACTGTTGGTAAAAATTGTGTTATCGACCCCGATGCCATCATCCACGGACCGACGACCATCGGCGATAACGTCACCATCAATGCCGGGGCAGTCATCGAAAATTGCATTATTGGCAACAACGTTAATATTTCGCAGGATGTGCAGCTGATGCTCTCGGTTGTGGGGGATGGGGCGTTCCTGCCGTTCCGCGCCGCGTTGTTCATGACCACCGTTATGGATAACAGCATGGTCGCGCAAAACACTTGTTTGCAAATGTGCGTTGTTGGGCGCAACACATTCATCGGCGCGGGTTCCACATTTACCGATTACAACCTGATCCCCGCTCCGCTCCGCGCGTTGGACGGCAAGGGAAAACTCAACTACTCGAACCGCCCGGTGATCGGTAGCGCGGTTGGGCATAATTGCAGGCTTGGTTCGGGAATGGTCGTGTACCCGGCGCGCACGATCGAATCGGACGTGGTGTTGTTCGCTTCGAAGGAACGCCGCGTGATCGACAAGGATGTGCGCTACGAAGATTCGGATCATCACAAATTGAAATTTGCCAACCTGCATAAGCGAATGTACCCCCGCCCCGGCGAGGCAACTTCAGAATCCTGGTAA
- a CDS encoding shikimate dehydrogenase, with amino-acid sequence MDTFAFIIHPIDPKRDVSRKYPLLGRMLSEKQIDFFSTFFPPVFVSEIGGIVSQATGKEIKGWFIACPYTPRRMMELPEKMVYNKIIQTGRFAEKLGAQMLGLGAFTSVVGDGGMTIAQALDVPVTTGDSYTVMVAVDAIREAARVMEIPFSGATAAVVGATGAIGSVCAELLADEVERLVLVGRSREKLEGLRDRLQSKCRSEIVVSLTMDILAESQLILTVTSAIHDVIRPEHLQPGSVVCDVARPRDVSAMVASARDDILVIDGGMVDVPGPVDFHFNFGFPPGKAYACMAETIALALEGRFEDYTLGKHLTRERVEEIDAICKKHGFRVSGFRSFEKEVTEEHIDTVRRNAKRVRKLLAARQ; translated from the coding sequence ATGGACACGTTTGCTTTCATCATCCATCCGATTGACCCAAAACGGGATGTCAGTCGTAAATATCCATTGCTCGGAAGAATGCTGAGTGAAAAACAGATCGACTTTTTTTCCACGTTCTTTCCACCGGTGTTTGTTTCGGAGATCGGCGGCATCGTCTCGCAGGCGACGGGCAAGGAGATCAAAGGTTGGTTCATTGCCTGCCCATACACGCCGCGGCGCATGATGGAACTGCCGGAGAAAATGGTTTACAACAAGATCATTCAAACCGGGCGGTTCGCGGAGAAACTCGGCGCGCAGATGCTCGGTTTGGGCGCGTTCACGTCTGTGGTGGGGGATGGCGGCATGACCATCGCACAGGCGCTGGATGTGCCGGTGACCACCGGGGACTCGTACACGGTGATGGTGGCGGTGGATGCGATCCGTGAAGCCGCGCGCGTGATGGAGATTCCGTTTTCGGGCGCCACGGCGGCGGTGGTGGGGGCGACGGGCGCGATCGGCAGTGTGTGCGCGGAACTGCTGGCAGACGAGGTGGAGCGGTTGGTGTTGGTCGGCAGAAGCCGCGAAAAACTCGAAGGGTTGCGAGACAGACTGCAATCGAAGTGTCGAAGCGAGATCGTGGTCAGCCTGACGATGGATATCCTTGCAGAATCGCAATTAATCCTTACAGTGACAAGCGCGATCCACGATGTGATCCGCCCCGAGCACCTGCAGCCCGGCAGTGTGGTCTGCGATGTGGCGCGCCCTCGTGATGTTTCTGCAATGGTCGCGTCAGCGAGAGATGATATATTAGTCATAGACGGAGGAATGGTAGACGTGCCAGGACCCGTTGATTTCCATTTTAATTTTGGGTTTCCCCCGGGCAAGGCGTACGCCTGCATGGCAGAGACGATTGCCCTGGCATTGGAAGGTCGCTTCGAGGATTACACGCTTGGCAAACACCTCACGAGGGAACGCGTGGAAGAGATCGATGCGATCTGCAAAAAACATGGCTTCCGTGTGAGCGGGTTCCGCTCGTTCGAAAAGGAAGTCACTGAAGAACATATCGACACCGTGCGCCGCAATGCGAAACGCGTTCGCAAATTGCTCGCGGCGCGCCAGTAA